In the genome of Pseudoalteromonas rubra, one region contains:
- a CDS encoding GNAT family N-acetyltransferase, with the protein MITYRLALPTEADTLKALLWQHGQNEWNYLTEDGVNAEFELLERGAASAVVAVQDDEIIGCSVLIDATHSPDYLNKYTHQKLMYFIGDVVVASQHGGKGIATALLQACITQARQVGAEVVLIERHEENLASAGMMRKAGFHILDTFHDPDKRSAGSQNSCILAIEL; encoded by the coding sequence ATGATCACCTATCGACTCGCTTTGCCGACCGAAGCCGACACGCTAAAAGCCCTGCTATGGCAGCATGGTCAGAATGAATGGAATTACCTCACCGAAGACGGGGTGAATGCTGAGTTTGAGTTGCTCGAACGTGGGGCTGCAAGTGCCGTGGTGGCAGTACAGGATGACGAAATTATCGGCTGCTCGGTATTGATTGACGCAACACATAGCCCGGATTACCTCAACAAATATACGCACCAGAAATTGATGTACTTTATCGGCGATGTGGTGGTTGCAAGTCAGCATGGCGGTAAAGGTATTGCCACAGCCCTGTTACAGGCGTGTATCACACAGGCCAGACAAGTTGGCGCTGAAGTAGTGTTAATTGAGCGACATGAGGAGAATCTGGCTTCGGCAGGTATGATGCGAAAAGCCGGATTTCATATCCTTGATACTTTTCATGATCCGGACAAACGGAGTGCGGGCTCACAAAATAGCTGTATTCTGGCTATAGAGCTTTGA
- a CDS encoding PAS domain-containing hybrid sensor histidine kinase/response regulator — MHRLEKELYERIKSDPALFEFVQESSLDGIWFWDLENPEEEWMSDKLWRTLGYDPDTKTHNVSEWQSIINQDDLANAMENFNRHAEDPNHPYDQIVRYQHANGSTVWIRCRGMILRNAQGEPIRMLGAHTDVTKVKESEQQAIEALRARDRFFARMSHEIRTPLFGMLGVAESLKSSVQDPDILRDLHTILDCGEQLQSLLNDILTLTKLEAGKLTTSLETVSLQHVFLHLQRLYDDTARKKGLTLEVAQADCETLFCQTDKVRLTQILSNLVSNAIKYTKQGKVSLSANYHNGQCELIIHDTGVGIKDIVAVCEPYSQEKHADLTGIGSSGLGLDVVIQLCDMLGYEFSLQSEVNTGTTATIGLAAQQDLSQRNSEQKHQQHNLELTLQLGNVLVVDDNAINLIVANRMLEGHCALLDNAQNGIEALNKLQSGPHYDVVLLDINMPGMSGYDVLKQLTALSLPTTPKIVMLSADAYEATKVTCLELGAHDYLVKPYSQKQLFAVLDRLL; from the coding sequence ATGCACAGACTAGAAAAGGAACTTTACGAACGCATTAAAAGTGATCCTGCGCTGTTTGAGTTTGTTCAGGAGTCTTCGCTGGACGGGATCTGGTTTTGGGATCTTGAAAACCCCGAAGAAGAATGGATGAGTGATAAACTTTGGCGGACGCTGGGCTATGATCCCGACACAAAAACACATAATGTATCTGAGTGGCAGTCAATTATTAATCAGGACGACTTAGCAAATGCCATGGAAAACTTTAACCGCCACGCCGAAGACCCAAACCACCCTTACGACCAAATCGTGCGTTATCAGCATGCCAATGGTTCAACTGTGTGGATCCGTTGCAGGGGGATGATCCTCAGAAATGCACAGGGAGAGCCCATACGTATGCTCGGCGCGCACACGGATGTCACCAAAGTGAAAGAAAGCGAGCAACAAGCCATTGAAGCTTTGCGTGCCAGAGATCGCTTTTTTGCCCGTATGTCTCACGAAATTCGCACGCCTTTGTTTGGTATGCTGGGCGTTGCTGAATCACTAAAAAGCAGCGTACAAGACCCCGATATTTTACGTGATTTACACACTATTTTAGATTGCGGTGAACAACTACAATCGCTGCTCAATGACATACTCACACTGACGAAACTGGAAGCAGGAAAACTGACCACCAGCCTTGAAACCGTATCATTGCAGCACGTGTTTTTGCACCTTCAGCGGCTTTATGACGACACGGCAAGAAAGAAAGGGCTGACCTTAGAAGTCGCACAGGCGGATTGCGAAACATTATTTTGTCAAACTGACAAGGTCCGTCTGACTCAGATCCTCAGCAATCTTGTAAGCAACGCCATAAAATATACTAAACAAGGTAAGGTCTCACTCTCAGCCAACTATCACAATGGCCAATGTGAACTCATCATTCACGACACCGGTGTTGGTATAAAAGACATAGTCGCAGTGTGTGAGCCCTACTCGCAGGAAAAACATGCGGATCTCACTGGAATTGGCAGCTCCGGCCTGGGGCTGGATGTAGTTATACAGCTGTGTGATATGCTCGGCTACGAATTTTCGCTGCAATCAGAAGTAAACACAGGCACTACAGCCACCATAGGTTTGGCGGCGCAGCAGGATTTATCACAACGAAACAGCGAGCAGAAACATCAACAGCACAATCTTGAGTTAACTTTGCAACTGGGTAATGTGCTCGTGGTTGACGATAATGCCATCAATCTGATTGTGGCAAACCGAATGTTAGAAGGCCACTGTGCATTATTAGACAATGCTCAAAATGGGATAGAAGCCCTTAACAAACTCCAAAGTGGTCCGCACTATGACGTTGTGTTGCTTGACATCAATATGCCCGGTATGAGCGGCTATGATGTGCTTAAACAACTCACAGCACTCAGTTTGCCGACCACACCAAAAATCGTGATGTTATCAGCAGATGCTTATGAAGCCACCAAAGTCACTTGCCTTGAGCTTGGTGCACATGATTATCTGGTAAAACCTTACTCACAAAAACAACTGTTTGCTGTTCTCGATAGGTTGCTGTAG
- a CDS encoding LysE family translocator, translating to MEYLYAIILFAISSSVTPGPNNIMVMTSGVNFGVKKSLPLLSGICIGFAFMLLLVGLGFSRLFEWFPALHMIIKCAGVLYLLYLAWLIARSADTQDTDSQGEPLSFLKGALFQWINGKAWVVATGAIAAFTTVGGGVDTQTMLIATTFLLVSFPCVGVWLLFGSLLKTWLNSATSRKRFNLAMAGLLVISVLPVLKEIVVQLSGPMTTL from the coding sequence ATGGAATATCTCTACGCAATTATCCTCTTTGCGATTTCGTCTTCTGTTACACCTGGCCCTAACAACATTATGGTCATGACCTCTGGCGTGAACTTTGGCGTAAAAAAGAGTCTGCCTTTGTTGAGCGGAATATGCATTGGCTTTGCCTTCATGCTGCTGTTAGTTGGGCTTGGTTTTTCTCGCTTATTTGAGTGGTTTCCAGCGCTACATATGATCATTAAATGTGCGGGCGTGCTGTATTTGTTGTATCTGGCCTGGTTGATCGCGCGTTCAGCAGACACCCAGGATACGGACAGCCAGGGTGAGCCACTCTCGTTCCTGAAAGGCGCCTTGTTTCAATGGATCAATGGTAAGGCCTGGGTGGTGGCGACTGGCGCGATCGCTGCCTTTACTACTGTAGGTGGTGGCGTTGATACTCAGACTATGCTGATTGCCACCACTTTTTTGTTAGTGTCCTTTCCGTGTGTTGGTGTCTGGCTGTTGTTTGGTTCACTGCTAAAAACCTGGTTGAACAGTGCTACCAGTCGTAAGCGCTTTAATCTGGCGATGGCGGGACTATTGGTGATCTCTGTACTACCGGTCTTAAAGGAAATAGTGGTACAGTTATCGGGACCGATGACCACGCTTTGA
- a CDS encoding alpha/beta hydrolase, with translation MMQRLLTTLLACVALVSATVQAKLIQHAYYSQAIEGSYIDTDPNRTISVYLPKDYDTSTQNYPVLYFLGAYNWPARFAQSLAKRFDTFVQDGHSMDFIVVMLDGDTPLRGSFYVNSKAHGNFEDFVMKEALPFVDANYRISKQPEDTAIAGFSMGGTGALRFAAKYPQHFGHVYAMSPGMFSEQGMQDSYLADEKAVAGYKLFRQQLAKAADPAAFMANAFADYQGLKLWQQGVDHSNLALVLAYGSAFAGTQSEVFGPHYTEVESSKGAWQGGFGELLRLYTNPSVLSKLQSVHVEVGNKDEYPWISEGNMRLGELSRASNSKVQVEVFEGDHSSRFGERISQRVLPHFATVFSERAEL, from the coding sequence ATGATGCAGAGACTATTAACCACATTGCTGGCATGTGTAGCCCTGGTAAGTGCAACTGTTCAGGCAAAGTTGATACAACACGCTTACTATTCTCAGGCCATTGAAGGCAGTTATATCGACACCGACCCAAACCGAACTATCAGTGTCTATCTACCCAAAGACTATGACACCAGCACACAAAATTATCCGGTATTGTATTTTTTAGGCGCTTATAACTGGCCTGCTCGATTTGCTCAGAGTCTGGCCAAGCGTTTTGATACATTCGTGCAAGACGGACACAGTATGGACTTTATTGTTGTCATGCTAGACGGGGATACCCCTTTGCGTGGTAGCTTCTACGTAAATTCAAAAGCGCACGGTAATTTTGAAGACTTTGTGATGAAAGAAGCACTGCCTTTTGTGGATGCAAATTATCGGATCAGCAAGCAACCTGAAGACACCGCCATTGCCGGGTTTTCTATGGGTGGGACAGGCGCATTGCGTTTTGCCGCTAAATATCCGCAGCACTTCGGCCATGTTTATGCAATGAGCCCAGGTATGTTTTCCGAACAGGGCATGCAAGACTCCTATCTGGCTGATGAGAAAGCGGTGGCAGGTTATAAGCTGTTTCGTCAGCAACTGGCAAAAGCGGCCGACCCGGCGGCATTTATGGCAAATGCATTTGCCGACTACCAGGGGTTAAAACTCTGGCAGCAAGGGGTCGATCACTCAAACCTGGCGCTCGTGCTTGCCTATGGCAGTGCGTTTGCAGGCACACAAAGTGAGGTGTTTGGTCCCCATTATACTGAGGTTGAGAGCAGCAAAGGCGCCTGGCAAGGCGGGTTTGGTGAGTTACTCAGGTTATATACAAACCCGAGTGTTCTGAGCAAGCTGCAATCTGTACATGTAGAGGTGGGTAATAAAGATGAATACCCCTGGATCTCAGAAGGGAATATGCGCCTTGGCGAGCTGAGTCGGGCCAGCAATAGCAAGGTACAGGTAGAAGTGTTTGAAGGCGACCACAGTAGCCGCTTTGGTGAGCGCATCAGCCAGCGAGTGCTGCCACATTTTGCGACCGTATTTAGTGAACGTGCTGAGCTGTAA
- a CDS encoding tetratricopeptide repeat protein: MRSFISNTLLLTTLLFVAVSVCSSEPDHVTELEQQIQTSKQSQKVDAIIAYMKVSFFFKSKLALAYGEQALKLLERYPNNRQAALVYLYMARAVLYEDDLSQAKIWAMQSEKIAQRSGLGGIEASAALVRGEIAFTLRDYEQAKKLISFAIERSNQVQDRAVEGRAHGVLGKLYKSLLQYDLSLRHYLQGLDIYLKLNDRLSASKSHEYLASLYRKMGVFEKTLLHQREALKMARALEDNRSIAVITSNLGTYYKDVRDYERAIEMHQESLRIKHTLNYQRGIIHSYNQLGNLHYLAGDLESAEYYITQAITLAGDLEKPTHVASAYLYLGRVYRVKGDMSLAESHLLKSLELFRKSFREASLAKVRLELARLYTQNEALEKAIIQLDNAERIASLHGSEALLTNIYREQSDVYKATGDYNAALMSLHSYLSLSEVLAERSKQHRIQSLIIEHDLEDKALAIESLTQENKIKALELEQQKIQNRLYLIGLMLVFLVLFFLYNWRAKNTQLKIEAAALQKVKTANRRLSLALWGSGDTLWDWDLVNGIMVRENQLEGLRLPPEVIGTHIDVFKPLVHPDDFEELKQRFTDHLQGRSEFYEVSYRVLTNTGDWLWILDRGRVTERSEHGDALRLSGTFKNISKIKASEYALSELNASLEQRVEERTETLKRSRDELAMALEELTKTQEYLFEARKMAALGRLVVGVSHELNTPLGTSVTANSLLKDKFKQFQSQLNESTLTRNDTEQFMEVASSCITLLEANITRAAELVQRFKLICVDDGSQPEQRFMMSDLLAGFQTLHRSDDKVTVHCDCPADLAITSDRQTLSTVLEGLYQNSVDHGFVNKTEGNIWIQVKICSQKVILYFSDDGEGIESESASSLFDPFYTTKRHDGHVGLGLYIVFSQVTHLLRGQITYQARSEGGACFVIQIPQMIETS; the protein is encoded by the coding sequence GTGCGCTCATTTATATCTAACACTTTACTCCTGACAACCTTGTTGTTCGTCGCAGTGTCGGTGTGCTCATCTGAACCTGATCATGTAACAGAGCTGGAGCAGCAGATACAGACAAGTAAGCAAAGCCAGAAGGTGGATGCGATTATTGCTTATATGAAAGTGTCTTTTTTCTTTAAGTCGAAATTGGCATTAGCATACGGCGAGCAAGCATTGAAGCTTCTGGAGCGCTACCCAAATAATCGACAGGCTGCACTTGTATACTTATACATGGCACGCGCCGTGTTGTATGAAGACGATTTGTCGCAGGCTAAAATATGGGCTATGCAGTCCGAAAAAATTGCTCAACGCAGCGGACTTGGGGGAATTGAAGCGTCAGCCGCACTGGTACGCGGAGAAATTGCCTTCACACTCAGGGATTATGAACAAGCTAAGAAGTTGATTAGTTTCGCTATTGAGCGGTCAAATCAAGTGCAAGACAGAGCCGTTGAGGGGCGTGCTCATGGGGTGTTGGGTAAGCTTTATAAATCCCTGTTGCAGTATGACTTATCACTACGTCATTATTTGCAAGGGTTAGACATCTATTTAAAACTTAACGACAGGCTTAGCGCCTCAAAAAGTCACGAATATCTGGCTTCTTTGTATCGAAAAATGGGGGTATTTGAAAAAACACTACTGCATCAACGGGAGGCGCTCAAAATGGCCAGGGCGCTTGAGGATAATCGCTCGATTGCCGTGATCACAAGTAATCTTGGTACTTACTATAAAGATGTGAGGGATTATGAGCGTGCTATTGAAATGCATCAGGAATCTTTGAGGATTAAACACACGCTTAACTATCAGCGAGGGATAATCCATTCATATAACCAGCTGGGTAATCTCCACTACCTGGCTGGAGATCTCGAAAGTGCCGAATATTACATAACCCAAGCCATTACACTAGCAGGCGACCTGGAGAAGCCGACACACGTTGCAAGTGCATACCTTTACTTGGGGCGAGTGTACAGAGTGAAAGGGGACATGTCTCTGGCTGAATCCCACTTGCTTAAAAGTCTTGAGCTATTCCGCAAAAGCTTCAGAGAAGCGAGTTTGGCTAAGGTCCGCCTGGAGCTAGCGCGTTTATATACGCAAAATGAGGCGCTTGAAAAGGCAATTATTCAGCTCGATAACGCAGAGCGCATCGCCAGTTTGCATGGTTCAGAAGCGTTGCTCACCAATATCTACCGTGAACAGTCAGATGTATATAAAGCAACAGGGGATTACAACGCAGCGTTGATGTCTCTCCATTCCTATTTATCTTTGTCTGAGGTGTTAGCTGAAAGGAGTAAACAACATCGAATTCAGTCCCTGATTATTGAGCATGATCTGGAAGACAAAGCGCTTGCGATTGAATCATTAACACAAGAAAACAAAATCAAGGCGCTAGAACTTGAGCAACAAAAGATTCAAAATCGGCTCTACTTAATTGGCCTTATGTTGGTTTTTCTGGTGCTATTTTTTCTCTACAATTGGAGGGCGAAAAACACCCAGTTGAAGATTGAAGCTGCCGCTTTACAGAAAGTAAAAACGGCTAACCGACGTCTTAGTTTGGCACTTTGGGGGAGTGGCGACACTTTGTGGGACTGGGATCTAGTTAATGGGATCATGGTTCGGGAAAATCAATTGGAGGGGCTGCGTTTACCACCTGAGGTGATCGGGACTCATATCGACGTATTCAAACCCCTTGTTCACCCAGACGATTTTGAAGAGTTGAAACAGAGATTTACGGATCACCTCCAAGGGAGAAGTGAGTTTTATGAAGTCAGTTATCGGGTACTCACGAATACAGGCGACTGGTTGTGGATTTTGGACAGGGGACGAGTTACTGAACGTTCCGAACACGGCGATGCTTTACGTTTGTCTGGTACCTTTAAAAACATCTCCAAAATAAAAGCTTCGGAATATGCGCTCTCGGAGCTTAATGCATCTTTAGAGCAGCGAGTGGAAGAAAGGACAGAGACCCTGAAACGCTCGAGAGATGAACTTGCTATGGCGCTTGAAGAGCTGACGAAAACGCAAGAGTATTTGTTTGAAGCGCGCAAAATGGCTGCTCTGGGTCGATTAGTTGTGGGAGTTTCTCATGAACTGAATACGCCGTTGGGCACCTCGGTTACTGCAAATTCCTTGTTAAAGGACAAGTTTAAGCAGTTTCAAAGTCAGTTAAATGAAAGTACGTTAACACGCAATGATACTGAGCAATTCATGGAAGTTGCGTCTTCATGTATAACTCTGTTGGAAGCGAATATCACACGCGCTGCAGAACTGGTACAGAGATTCAAGTTAATTTGTGTTGATGATGGTAGCCAGCCTGAACAGCGATTTATGATGAGTGACCTATTGGCTGGGTTTCAAACGCTGCATCGAAGTGACGATAAGGTTACGGTTCACTGTGATTGTCCGGCGGATCTGGCGATCACCTCAGATCGTCAAACACTGAGCACTGTATTGGAAGGGCTTTATCAAAATTCGGTTGACCACGGGTTCGTGAATAAAACTGAGGGCAACATCTGGATACAAGTAAAGATTTGCTCACAGAAAGTCATACTTTATTTTTCGGATGACGGCGAGGGGATCGAAAGCGAATCAGCGTCTAGTCTATTCGATCCATTTTATACAACCAAGCGACACGATGGCCATGTAGGTCTGGGTTTGTATATTGTTTTTTCTCAGGTGACTCATCTGCTGCGTGGGCAAATTACTTATCAGGCTCGCTCAGAGGGCGGCGCATGTTTTGTTATCCAAATACCACAAATGATTGAGACAAGTTAA